A portion of the uncultured Draconibacterium sp. genome contains these proteins:
- a CDS encoding PAS domain S-box protein, with amino-acid sequence MIYDKESFLTGNIEDPAIHQKIIDALPIPIFYRNTEGVYQMCNAAHEKFTGKTKEQILGKPLHEVHVKEMADKYLAQDKELIANPDVQVYNTQVRHGDGTSHHVILNKAVIRDNENKIVGIVGSINDVTELKKTEKRLEKAQETMQVSSQMIHKISSGIVMVDSNFKIVDSNEYFAKLMGDETEELYETIPGLTGADVKGLVPDVIYKMISSVLTSGDELAERDLKFNNKLMHVSARTLYKNKVVGVVFRDMSAPMLVQDEIINRARKINKQNIETVQKIAFLMGENAAETEELLNSIIETYRYGDDDKS; translated from the coding sequence ATGATTTACGATAAAGAATCGTTTCTGACCGGCAATATTGAAGATCCTGCCATCCACCAGAAAATTATTGATGCATTGCCAATTCCGATATTTTACCGCAACACCGAAGGTGTTTACCAGATGTGCAATGCCGCCCACGAAAAATTTACGGGTAAAACAAAAGAACAAATTCTGGGCAAACCGCTACACGAAGTTCATGTAAAAGAAATGGCCGATAAATACCTGGCTCAGGACAAAGAATTGATTGCCAATCCGGATGTACAGGTTTACAATACGCAAGTACGCCATGGCGACGGTACATCGCACCACGTAATTTTGAACAAGGCAGTAATCCGCGATAACGAAAATAAAATAGTTGGTATTGTTGGCTCAATCAACGATGTAACAGAACTGAAAAAAACAGAAAAGCGTTTGGAAAAAGCACAGGAAACGATGCAGGTTTCGTCGCAAATGATTCATAAAATATCGTCGGGAATTGTAATGGTCGACAGCAATTTTAAAATTGTAGACTCCAATGAATATTTTGCCAAACTAATGGGCGACGAAACGGAAGAATTGTATGAAACCATTCCCGGTCTCACCGGTGCCGATGTAAAAGGACTGGTACCCGATGTTATTTATAAAATGATTTCGAGCGTTCTAACTTCGGGCGACGAACTTGCTGAACGCGATTTAAAATTCAACAACAAATTGATGCATGTTTCGGCGAGAACCTTATATAAAAACAAAGTGGTTGGCGTTGTTTTTCGCGATATGTCGGCGCCAATGCTTGTGCAAGATGAAATTATAAACCGGGCACGAAAAATCAATAAACAGAATATTGAGACAGTACAAAAAATAGCCTTTTTGATGGGCGAAAATGCTGCCGAAACAGAAGAATTATTAAACTCGATTATTGAAACCTATCGCTATGGTGACGACGACAAATCCTGA
- a CDS encoding PHP domain-containing protein yields MQKFRADLHIHTVLSPCADLEMAPRKIVEQALEAGLHIIGITDHNSTLNAKVIRDLAREKGILALTGVEITTKEEVHCLAFFEDDEKLDKFQQYIEQNITRIPNPDGHFGYQPVVDKDEKVLEMVPYYLTSALKKGISSVQKYVYELGGIFIPAHVNRPLNGLFSHLGFVPKDLEFDAMGITGKTSEKHARKHYDLGDEISLIYNSDAHFLEQIGTRYSVFHLHELSFSEVKRALNQQDRRFVEIV; encoded by the coding sequence ATGCAAAAATTCAGGGCCGACCTACATATTCATACCGTACTTTCGCCCTGTGCCGACCTGGAAATGGCTCCGCGTAAAATAGTGGAGCAAGCCCTGGAGGCAGGATTGCATATTATTGGAATCACGGATCATAATTCGACTTTAAACGCCAAAGTTATTCGAGATTTGGCGCGCGAAAAAGGAATACTGGCACTTACCGGCGTAGAAATTACTACCAAAGAAGAAGTGCATTGCCTGGCATTTTTCGAGGACGACGAGAAGCTGGATAAGTTTCAGCAATATATAGAGCAGAACATTACCCGCATTCCAAACCCCGATGGACACTTTGGTTATCAGCCGGTTGTTGATAAAGATGAAAAGGTGCTGGAGATGGTTCCGTATTACCTCACATCTGCATTGAAAAAAGGTATTTCGTCGGTTCAAAAGTACGTGTACGAGTTGGGCGGAATTTTTATTCCGGCGCATGTGAACCGGCCATTGAACGGGTTGTTCAGCCATTTGGGATTTGTACCAAAAGACCTTGAATTTGATGCCATGGGAATTACAGGGAAAACCAGCGAAAAGCATGCTCGAAAACATTATGACTTAGGTGATGAAATTTCGTTAATTTATAATTCAGATGCTCATTTTTTAGAACAAATTGGTACTCGATATTCTGTTTTTCATCTTCATGAATTATCTTTTAGTGAAGTTAAAAGAGCACTGAATCAGCAAGATAGAAGATTTGTTGAAATAGTATGA
- a CDS encoding DRTGG domain-containing protein, which yields MKVSELVEKFGLKVFSGESGFENEISGGYVSDLLSDVMGNAQEGQVWITLQTHQNVMAIASLKELAAVILVKGFEPEEDTLERSNEEGIPVLGTDKATFEMAGNLYITLT from the coding sequence ATGAAGGTTTCTGAACTGGTTGAAAAATTTGGACTAAAAGTTTTTTCCGGCGAATCCGGGTTCGAGAATGAAATTTCCGGCGGGTATGTTTCCGATCTGCTGAGCGATGTAATGGGAAACGCGCAGGAAGGGCAGGTTTGGATTACGCTGCAGACGCATCAAAATGTTATGGCAATTGCTTCGTTAAAAGAACTGGCAGCCGTAATTCTGGTAAAGGGTTTTGAGCCCGAAGAAGATACACTCGAGCGCAGTAACGAAGAAGGAATTCCTGTGCTGGGAACCGATAAAGCCACCTTTGAAATGGCAGGGAATTTATACATCACATTAACGTAA
- a CDS encoding [Fe-Fe] hydrogenase large subunit C-terminal domain-containing protein: MKVVEKYHAITVDTDKCMGCTHCMKSCPTEAIRIRGGVANINPDRCVDCGNCLRACPVDAFYVEHDSLEQLNKYKYRVVLFPSVMIGQFPEIYTEGKIYEALLKLGFTHIFEVEQPIGMLIDEIKQEVEKSTHKPMISSFCPAIVRLIQSRYPSLVDNIVPVKAPHDLAACHAVEILAKQGVKREEIGTFYVSPCSAKMAAVKRPLGEEVSAVDGLIKMSDLYNHIMRVIEKEEKTDTAPLRKNLTLDGILWSLPRGEARHFKRNSMAVDGIHNVVKILERMENDEVPVLDFLELKSCHQGCAGGILLTGNRFLTVERLQKRSKRYPNASSIDISAVSCLGIKDKMKADPIEPRYVFALDTDRLKALEKMQKVDRILCQLPGIDCGSCGAPNCHALAEDMVQGKAKMTDCIFLQNRYLNEKKISIEKATKNLEKAWGKNRFDADCNRRGGRNEGF, encoded by the coding sequence ATGAAGGTTGTAGAAAAATATCATGCCATAACAGTTGATACAGATAAATGTATGGGCTGCACACACTGCATGAAATCGTGCCCAACCGAGGCAATTCGGATTCGTGGAGGTGTTGCAAATATAAATCCTGATAGGTGTGTGGATTGCGGAAACTGTCTGAGAGCTTGTCCGGTTGATGCATTTTATGTAGAGCACGATAGTTTAGAGCAACTGAATAAATACAAATACCGGGTGGTGCTTTTTCCGTCGGTAATGATCGGGCAGTTTCCCGAAATTTATACCGAAGGAAAAATATATGAAGCGCTTCTGAAACTGGGTTTTACTCATATTTTTGAGGTGGAACAACCCATCGGGATGTTGATTGATGAGATAAAACAGGAAGTTGAGAAATCAACGCACAAACCAATGATCTCGTCGTTTTGTCCGGCCATTGTACGCTTGATTCAATCGCGTTACCCGTCGCTGGTAGATAATATTGTGCCGGTAAAAGCGCCGCACGATTTGGCCGCTTGCCATGCCGTAGAGATTTTGGCTAAACAAGGTGTTAAACGCGAAGAGATAGGCACTTTTTATGTATCGCCGTGTTCGGCAAAAATGGCTGCCGTAAAACGTCCTTTGGGCGAGGAAGTATCGGCAGTTGATGGCCTGATTAAAATGAGTGATTTGTACAATCACATCATGCGGGTTATCGAAAAAGAGGAAAAAACCGATACAGCTCCCTTGCGCAAAAACCTTACACTCGATGGAATTCTGTGGAGTCTTCCGCGTGGTGAAGCCCGGCACTTTAAACGAAACTCGATGGCAGTTGACGGCATTCACAATGTGGTTAAGATCCTTGAACGTATGGAAAATGATGAGGTTCCGGTACTCGATTTTCTGGAATTAAAATCGTGTCACCAGGGATGTGCCGGAGGAATTTTGCTTACGGGCAACCGCTTTCTTACGGTAGAGCGACTGCAAAAACGGTCGAAACGTTATCCGAATGCATCATCAATCGATATTTCGGCAGTGAGTTGCCTGGGCATAAAAGATAAAATGAAAGCTGATCCGATTGAACCCCGCTATGTTTTTGCCCTGGATACTGACCGGTTGAAAGCATTGGAAAAAATGCAAAAAGTAGATCGCATTTTATGCCAGCTTCCGGGAATTGACTGTGGTAGTTGCGGGGCGCCAAACTGCCATGCGCTGGCCGAAGATATGGTGCAGGGGAAAGCAAAAATGACAGATTGTATTTTCTTACAAAATAGGTACTTAAACGAGAAAAAAATAAGCATCGAAAAAGCGACAAAGAACCTGGAAAAAGCCTGGGGGAAAAATCGTTTTGACGCTGACTGTAACAGAAGAGGAGGTAGAAATGAAGGTTTCTGA
- a CDS encoding ATP-binding protein, translating into MKLEFDIASGDFSKAGRASSRIKKMLKQLQVDPKVIKRIVVAIYEAEVNVVAHSVGGKMLAEIDGTGITVIVRDNGPGIEDIEKAMQEGYSTATKAVRNMGFGAGMGLPNINRNTDEFTIESELGEGTVLTFRNNF; encoded by the coding sequence ATGAAGTTGGAATTCGACATAGCGAGTGGCGATTTTAGCAAGGCCGGAAGAGCTTCGAGCCGAATTAAAAAGATGCTGAAACAATTGCAGGTTGATCCGAAAGTGATCAAACGAATTGTGGTGGCCATTTACGAAGCCGAGGTAAATGTTGTTGCTCACTCTGTTGGAGGAAAAATGCTGGCAGAAATCGACGGAACAGGAATTACCGTGATCGTGCGGGATAACGGACCGGGTATTGAAGACATTGAGAAAGCGATGCAGGAAGGCTACTCAACCGCCACAAAAGCCGTTCGGAATATGGGATTTGGTGCCGGAATGGGCCTGCCAAATATTAACCGGAACACCGATGAATTTACGATTGAAAGCGAGTTGGGAGAGGGAACAGTATTAACTTTCAGAAATAACTTTTAG